The Cloacibacillus sp. genome contains a region encoding:
- a CDS encoding calcium-binding protein, protein MTYETSADQVAMFAAKGKIENEDVVIIDKSDLATADLSSLGSGVLFIGSDPAFDYNGNYDTDTVINVMQFVRNGGTVVTSGKSTAFPGMVGFSKGLRFYSFSGLPKPYGATKSISTRVSAWANHIKQYMHGQDTFNMVSALSARDHSLISDPGNTSAFAIGTYVFESMIWGPWGPELDYNLTYVPAGTTIEYGDNGGKLIYINGEFSLNHAEGGLARDFVNALIDPILFKADDEESLSDAVGGEYGALGGQPVAMNSLNLKSVVYNNGVTVNNIATSDDVSFVFTVTDRIADSSAPDLAVSDDAVPTLMVSLRNPAGEVVAAKQTPTSADSTLAFALSGDAAVAGEWKMVVENVDGFDGRRVVVAASITGDYDIGDAVTLPPSSNAAMAMYPRGAAGDTFSYQLDDGTMTLSDTGLRKLALGALVKPEYLDFARVDDDLVVRIKGGLNKIKLPGWFKRMGSDFFEVTFAGGRKLSGREVKKLAVVREPEIDITPIMIEERLRGTDGRDSLSGKTKNAFLFAGKGDDAISGGSGDNVYYYRKGDGNDTITLGDKKNVLRFHLEIEPEEVTAARDGGDMVFDLDGGSVRIKDWFRGSKLTRIEFPGGVVWDDRDAEKLAAGKKLTPREYYLAPPAEPKAEGLPAGTGGGCNSGIPVVSLMSVAVGWAVVRRRKR, encoded by the coding sequence ATGACATACGAAACCTCCGCCGATCAGGTGGCGATGTTCGCGGCAAAAGGCAAAATTGAGAACGAGGATGTAGTGATCATTGATAAATCTGATTTGGCAACCGCCGATTTATCCTCTCTCGGTTCCGGCGTCCTCTTTATCGGTTCCGACCCTGCCTTTGACTACAACGGCAACTACGACACGGACACCGTGATCAACGTTATGCAGTTTGTTCGTAATGGCGGCACCGTCGTTACCAGCGGCAAGAGCACGGCCTTCCCCGGGATGGTGGGATTCTCTAAAGGACTGCGTTTCTATTCTTTCTCTGGACTGCCCAAACCTTACGGAGCGACGAAATCTATCAGCACCAGGGTTTCCGCCTGGGCGAACCATATCAAACAGTACATGCACGGACAGGACACGTTCAATATGGTTTCCGCGCTTTCGGCCAGAGACCATTCCCTGATCAGCGACCCCGGCAATACCAGCGCGTTCGCTATCGGTACATATGTGTTTGAAAGCATGATATGGGGTCCTTGGGGGCCGGAACTGGATTATAACCTTACGTATGTCCCCGCCGGAACGACAATCGAATATGGAGATAACGGCGGCAAGCTTATCTATATCAACGGGGAATTTTCTCTTAACCATGCGGAGGGCGGACTGGCCAGGGATTTCGTGAATGCCTTGATCGATCCCATCCTCTTCAAGGCGGATGACGAGGAGAGCCTCTCTGACGCCGTCGGCGGTGAGTACGGCGCGCTCGGCGGACAGCCGGTTGCGATGAACAGCCTCAACCTAAAATCGGTCGTCTATAATAACGGCGTTACCGTAAACAATATCGCAACCAGCGACGATGTGAGCTTTGTCTTTACGGTAACAGACCGTATTGCCGACAGTTCGGCCCCGGACCTTGCAGTATCCGACGACGCGGTGCCAACTTTGATGGTCAGTCTTCGGAATCCGGCGGGCGAGGTTGTCGCCGCGAAACAAACGCCTACCTCGGCGGATAGTACTCTGGCCTTCGCCCTTTCGGGCGACGCCGCCGTGGCCGGAGAATGGAAGATGGTAGTGGAGAACGTCGACGGCTTTGACGGACGGCGCGTCGTGGTGGCGGCTTCTATTACGGGAGATTATGACATCGGCGACGCCGTCACGCTCCCGCCCTCTTCCAACGCCGCGATGGCGATGTATCCGCGCGGAGCCGCCGGCGATACTTTTAGTTACCAGCTTGACGACGGTACCATGACGCTGAGCGATACAGGCCTTAGAAAACTGGCGCTTGGCGCGCTGGTAAAGCCTGAATATCTTGATTTTGCCCGTGTCGACGACGACCTGGTGGTCCGTATCAAGGGCGGGCTCAACAAGATCAAGCTGCCGGGATGGTTCAAACGTATGGGCTCTGATTTCTTTGAGGTGACCTTCGCCGGAGGCCGGAAACTCAGTGGCCGCGAGGTGAAAAAATTAGCCGTTGTACGCGAACCGGAGATCGACATCACGCCGATAATGATAGAAGAGCGGCTGCGGGGTACCGACGGCCGCGACAGTCTCTCGGGGAAGACAAAGAACGCATTCCTCTTTGCCGGCAAAGGCGACGACGCCATCAGCGGCGGCAGCGGCGACAACGTCTATTATTACCGCAAGGGCGACGGCAATGACACGATAACGCTTGGAGATAAGAAGAATGTTCTGCGGTTCCATCTGGAGATCGAGCCGGAAGAGGTGACCGCGGCGAGAGATGGCGGCGACATGGTCTTTGACCTCGACGGCGGAAGCGTGAGGATAAAAGACTGGTTCCGGGGCTCAAAGCTTACAAGGATAGAGTTCCCCGGAGGCGTCGTCTGGGACGACCGTGACGCAGAGAAACTTGCCGCAGGCAAGAAGCTGACGCCACGTGAATATTACCTGGCTCCGCCCGCCGAGCCGAAAGCGGAAGGTCTGCCCGCCGGAACAGGCGGCGGCTGTAACAGCGGAATTCCGGTAGTTTCTCTGATGTCTGTGGCGGTTGGCTGGGCTGTAGTTCGCAGACGTAAACGATAG
- the hydF gene encoding [FeFe] hydrogenase H-cluster maturation GTPase HydF, with protein MDTPRANRLHIAFYGRRNAGKSSLINMVTAQQTALVSEYAGTTTDPVIKSMELLPLGPIAVIDTAGLDDTGELGELRIERSKEMMNRTDLALLVVGAAEASAPKQGLALEKKWLAELRDRKITVIGVLNQIDRIPPERAETIRTELEAEFGIPFTAVSALDKKYRPALLSAIIKNAPTDFETPTLTGDLFAPGASVVLVAPQDIQAPKGRLILPQVQVIRDILDHKGMALTCTADQLPEMLAALREPPALVVTDSQVFGRVNALLPREVPLTSFSIIMARSKGELSVFVEGARAIDKLKPTDKVLIAEACTHAPLNEDIGREKLPRWLRERAGEGLVTEIATGLDFPKNLGDYALILHCGGCMFNRKQLMSRIVEAQAAGVPITNYGIAIAQLNGILERVTEMFKI; from the coding sequence ATGGATACGCCGCGCGCGAACCGGCTGCACATCGCCTTCTACGGCAGGCGCAACGCTGGCAAGTCAAGCCTCATCAACATGGTCACGGCGCAGCAGACCGCGCTCGTCTCCGAATACGCGGGCACCACTACGGACCCCGTCATCAAGAGCATGGAACTCCTGCCGCTCGGGCCGATCGCCGTCATCGACACGGCGGGGCTTGACGACACGGGGGAGCTCGGAGAGCTGCGCATCGAACGCTCAAAAGAGATGATGAACCGCACCGACCTCGCGCTGCTCGTCGTCGGCGCGGCGGAGGCCTCCGCCCCCAAACAGGGGCTCGCGCTTGAGAAAAAATGGCTCGCGGAGCTGCGCGACCGCAAAATAACCGTCATCGGCGTACTCAATCAGATAGACAGGATCCCGCCGGAGAGGGCCGAGACCATAAGGACGGAGCTCGAGGCCGAATTTGGGATACCCTTCACGGCGGTATCGGCGCTGGACAAAAAATACCGTCCGGCCCTGCTCTCCGCGATCATCAAAAACGCCCCCACCGACTTTGAGACGCCGACGCTGACCGGCGACCTCTTCGCCCCCGGCGCGTCGGTCGTGCTCGTCGCGCCGCAGGACATCCAGGCTCCGAAGGGACGCCTGATACTGCCGCAGGTACAGGTGATACGCGACATCCTCGACCACAAAGGCATGGCCCTCACCTGCACCGCCGACCAGCTGCCCGAAATGCTCGCGGCGCTCAGAGAGCCGCCGGCGCTCGTCGTCACCGACTCGCAGGTCTTCGGCCGCGTCAATGCGCTGCTGCCACGCGAGGTGCCGCTCACCTCGTTCTCCATCATTATGGCCCGCAGCAAGGGCGAGCTCTCCGTATTCGTCGAGGGGGCGAGGGCGATAGACAAGCTCAAACCAACGGATAAAGTCCTCATCGCCGAGGCCTGCACCCACGCGCCGCTCAACGAAGACATCGGACGCGAAAAACTGCCACGCTGGCTGCGCGAAAGAGCCGGAGAGGGGCTCGTCACAGAGATAGCCACCGGCCTCGACTTCCCGAAAAACCTCGGCGACTACGCGCTGATACTCCACTGCGGCGGCTGCATGTTCAACCGCAAGCAGCTCATGAGCCGCATCGTCGAAGCCCAGGCCGCCGGCGTGCCCATCACCAACTACGGCATCGCGATCGCGCAGCTGAACGGCATCCTGGAACGCGTAACGGAGATGTTCAAAATATAA
- a CDS encoding NrtA/SsuA/CpmA family ABC transporter substrate-binding protein, which translates to MKKIVTALLAVLIFAAGALAADYPAKLAITYMKAPLNVPSIVAKYNKSFEAAYPGVALSFPELTEGPKQTAALAAGEIGVASCLGATSALLAASEGLDIKIVGIYSRAPKAFMIVVKDPAIKSVRDLKGKKVAGPKGTILHQLLAAALEKEGMTVKDVQFIQMDLPSGANALAKGSVDAALLAGPAAYNTLASSARMLKNGEGLVDATIVIATTEKFLKEYPKAVETFMETHKKSIEWMKKNPLAAKEMTQKETGLPMAGVEAMYPWYDFDPQIRKADIEELVRTQKFMLDNGLQRKKIDDVRKLVR; encoded by the coding sequence ATGAAAAAAATCGTCACGGCATTACTTGCGGTATTGATATTCGCGGCGGGGGCGCTTGCGGCGGACTATCCCGCGAAGCTCGCCATCACCTATATGAAGGCCCCCCTCAACGTCCCATCGATCGTCGCGAAGTATAACAAAAGCTTTGAGGCGGCCTATCCCGGCGTGGCGCTCTCCTTCCCCGAACTGACGGAGGGACCGAAGCAGACCGCCGCGCTCGCGGCGGGCGAAATCGGCGTCGCCAGCTGCCTCGGCGCCACCTCGGCGCTGCTCGCCGCCTCCGAGGGGCTGGACATAAAGATCGTAGGCATCTACTCCCGCGCGCCCAAAGCCTTCATGATCGTGGTAAAGGACCCCGCGATAAAATCGGTGCGCGACCTCAAGGGCAAAAAGGTGGCCGGCCCCAAGGGGACGATACTCCACCAGCTGCTCGCCGCCGCTCTCGAAAAAGAGGGCATGACGGTCAAGGATGTGCAGTTTATACAGATGGACCTGCCCTCAGGCGCGAACGCCCTCGCGAAGGGCAGCGTCGACGCGGCGCTGCTCGCGGGACCGGCGGCCTATAACACCCTCGCCTCCAGCGCGAGAATGCTGAAAAACGGCGAGGGGCTTGTCGACGCGACCATCGTGATCGCAACGACGGAAAAATTTCTCAAAGAATACCCGAAAGCCGTCGAGACCTTCATGGAGACACACAAAAAAAGCATCGAATGGATGAAGAAAAATCCGCTGGCGGCAAAAGAGATGACCCAAAAAGAGACCGGGCTGCCGATGGCCGGCGTTGAGGCGATGTACCCCTGGTACGACTTCGACCCGCAGATACGCAAAGCCGACATCGAAGAGTTGGTGCGCACACAGAAATTCATGCTCGACAACGGCCTCCAGCGCAAGAAAATCGACGACGTCAGGAAGCTGGTGCGGTAG
- a CDS encoding TM1266 family iron-only hydrogenase system putative regulator: MDELKKEENRIGVAAVIVEDPGSVREVNEVLHNFSSLIVGRLGIPYRERGVSVISVVLDGMPDQISALTGKLGKIKSVTVKAVMSKK, from the coding sequence ATGGACGAGTTAAAAAAAGAGGAAAACAGGATCGGGGTCGCGGCGGTGATCGTCGAAGACCCGGGCAGCGTGCGCGAAGTGAACGAGGTGCTGCACAACTTCAGCAGCCTTATCGTCGGACGGCTCGGAATACCCTACAGGGAGCGCGGAGTAAGCGTCATCTCCGTGGTCCTCGACGGCATGCCGGACCAGATCAGCGCCCTGACGGGAAAGCTCGGCAAGATAAAATCGGTCACCGTCAAGGCCGTCATGTCTAAAAAATGA
- a CDS encoding lysophospholipid acyltransferase family protein, whose product MKTQRNWVYYITLFLVSVYFTLYHRLSVYGKEKIPRDRTVIVAPNHASYLDPPVVGYAFYPEYLKFIAWEKLFSFPPLGAFLRAMGSVPVSPENKNSSAALLRLVMGFIEEGYNVFICPEGHRTEDGRLQPLEGGVAIMSLKTGTPVIPTYVAGSYRALSLRMKFPRPRKLTVTFGDPIDPAALPAELTEREKRRYILDKIEEFYKTEDAKDKEKYPLD is encoded by the coding sequence ATGAAAACACAAAGAAACTGGGTCTACTATATAACACTTTTCCTTGTGTCCGTCTATTTTACACTTTACCACAGGTTGTCGGTATACGGAAAAGAAAAAATCCCGCGGGACCGCACGGTCATCGTCGCGCCGAACCATGCGAGCTATCTTGACCCGCCAGTCGTCGGCTATGCCTTCTATCCCGAATATCTCAAGTTCATCGCCTGGGAAAAATTATTTTCCTTTCCGCCGCTCGGCGCCTTTCTGCGTGCGATGGGCTCCGTCCCCGTCTCACCGGAGAATAAAAACAGCTCCGCCGCGCTGCTGCGCCTTGTCATGGGCTTTATTGAAGAGGGATATAACGTCTTCATCTGCCCGGAGGGACACCGGACCGAGGATGGACGGCTCCAGCCGCTTGAGGGCGGCGTAGCGATCATGTCGCTAAAGACCGGCACTCCCGTGATCCCTACATATGTGGCGGGGAGCTACCGCGCGCTCTCCCTGCGGATGAAGTTTCCCCGCCCACGTAAACTTACGGTGACATTCGGCGATCCCATCGACCCCGCGGCGCTGCCCGCAGAGTTGACGGAAAGGGAAAAGCGCCGCTACATACTCGATAAGATCGAAGAGTTTTACAAGACCGAGGACGCCAAGGACAAAGAAAAATATCCGCTGGATTAA
- a CDS encoding DUF502 domain-containing protein, producing MDSDKKNNVAEKTGLSKGSFFGRLGRDFFLGCVALLPLALFVFLFYYLLYFFESIGSMIFGITQSRRTTAAISVFLVFLLVYIGRKLRRRERSILSLLEQFVITKIPVIGGWYTTFRDIIQTFTARGGENSYLGTAKVPVAGGYIIGFVSRREVLEDGSVQLTVFVPTSPNPTTGLVFFFPEEKVEYLDLTPERAFTKIISLGVKS from the coding sequence ATGGATTCAGATAAAAAAAATAACGTGGCGGAGAAGACGGGGCTGAGCAAGGGGAGTTTTTTCGGAAGACTTGGGCGTGACTTTTTCCTTGGCTGTGTGGCGCTGCTGCCGCTTGCTCTGTTTGTATTTCTCTTCTACTATCTGCTGTACTTCTTCGAGTCTATCGGTTCGATGATCTTCGGCATCACCCAGTCGCGTCGGACGACGGCGGCGATCAGCGTCTTCCTCGTATTTTTGCTCGTCTACATCGGCAGGAAGCTGCGCCGCCGCGAAAGATCGATACTGAGTCTTTTGGAGCAGTTCGTCATTACAAAGATCCCTGTGATCGGGGGCTGGTATACGACCTTCCGCGATATTATTCAGACATTCACGGCGCGCGGCGGTGAAAACAGCTACCTCGGGACGGCAAAGGTGCCGGTCGCGGGGGGCTACATCATCGGTTTCGTCTCACGGCGCGAGGTGCTGGAGGATGGTTCCGTACAGCTGACGGTCTTTGTTCCCACTTCGCCGAACCCGACTACGGGGCTGGTATTCTTCTTCCCGGAGGAGAAGGTCGAGTATCTCGATCTGACGCCCGAAAGAGCCTTTACGAAGATAATATCGCTTGGAGTAAAATCGTAA
- a CDS encoding phosphate butyryltransferase: MEQIRNLNQLLVYAKEVGPKKISVACAEDAEVMEAVENARKAGIANAFLVGNADKIKEVTDKLGIDLANYEIVDERGGEAAAALKAIELVSSGEAQIVMKGMVATANFLRGVLNKEKGLRSGKTLSHVYIHQIKGYDRVFFISDPAFNMYPELKVKVDIVKNVVELAHAFGVACPKVAALAAVEVVNPDMPPTIDAAILTQMNRRGQIKGCLIDGPLALDNAVSPESAHHKGIKSDVAGYADILHVPTIESGNMLAKAIVYFSENKTAGIVLGAKAPIVLTSRADSAEAKLLSIASACALAAHQGK; the protein is encoded by the coding sequence ATGGAACAGATTCGTAATCTCAATCAGCTTCTTGTCTACGCCAAGGAAGTCGGACCCAAAAAGATCAGCGTCGCCTGCGCCGAAGACGCCGAGGTAATGGAAGCCGTTGAAAACGCGCGCAAAGCCGGTATCGCGAACGCATTCCTCGTCGGCAACGCCGATAAGATCAAAGAGGTGACCGACAAGCTTGGAATCGATCTCGCCAACTATGAAATAGTGGACGAGAGAGGCGGCGAGGCGGCGGCGGCGCTCAAGGCCATCGAACTCGTCTCCAGCGGAGAGGCTCAGATCGTTATGAAGGGCATGGTCGCCACCGCCAACTTCCTGCGTGGCGTGCTCAATAAGGAAAAGGGCCTTCGCAGCGGCAAAACGCTTTCACACGTTTACATTCATCAGATAAAGGGCTATGATCGCGTGTTCTTCATCTCTGACCCCGCCTTCAACATGTATCCCGAACTCAAGGTGAAGGTCGACATCGTGAAGAACGTCGTAGAGCTCGCCCACGCCTTCGGCGTGGCCTGCCCGAAGGTCGCCGCCCTCGCCGCCGTCGAAGTGGTGAACCCCGATATGCCGCCGACGATCGACGCCGCCATCCTCACGCAGATGAACCGCCGCGGCCAGATCAAGGGCTGCCTGATCGACGGACCTCTCGCGCTCGACAATGCCGTATCTCCCGAATCGGCGCACCACAAGGGGATCAAATCAGATGTCGCCGGATACGCCGACATCCTCCACGTCCCGACCATCGAGTCAGGCAACATGCTCGCGAAGGCGATAGTCTATTTCTCAGAGAATAAGACCGCCGGCATCGTTCTTGGCGCGAAGGCACCAATCGTTCTCACCAGCCGCGCCGACTCCGCCGAGGCGAAGCTCCTTTCGATCGCCTCCGCCTGCGCGCTCGCCGCGCATCAGGGAAAATAA